One stretch of Verrucomicrobiia bacterium DNA includes these proteins:
- a CDS encoding nucleotidyltransferase family protein: MKAVLLAAGKGTRMRELTQELPKPMLPVQGRPILEHILEGLRDAGVREACLVTGWRAEVIENHFGDGSRLGLHLHYARQTVQDGTGRAADVARPFVGDHPFILTYGDILVRPDTYARMIARHRDTGGAGVITVTLGQDVALGGLNLFDRDFFLTRVIEKPSADQLAELRASGNLAPGAPLHYNAGIYLFPPALFEFTARLEKSPRGEYELTDAITLLLAAGHRLAGLVIEGRWVDVRDPEVLARLERGDL; this comes from the coding sequence ATGAAGGCCGTCCTCCTTGCCGCCGGCAAGGGCACCCGCATGCGGGAACTCACCCAGGAGCTCCCCAAACCCATGCTCCCCGTCCAGGGTCGCCCCATCCTGGAACATATCCTCGAAGGCCTCCGCGACGCCGGCGTCCGCGAAGCCTGCCTCGTCACCGGCTGGCGCGCCGAAGTCATCGAAAATCACTTCGGCGACGGCTCCCGCCTCGGCCTCCACCTCCACTACGCCCGCCAGACCGTCCAGGACGGCACCGGCCGCGCCGCCGATGTCGCCCGCCCCTTCGTCGGCGATCATCCCTTCATCCTCACCTACGGCGACATCCTCGTCCGGCCCGACACCTACGCCCGCATGATCGCCCGCCACCGCGACACCGGCGGCGCCGGCGTCATCACCGTCACCCTCGGCCAGGATGTCGCCCTCGGCGGACTCAACCTCTTCGACCGCGACTTCTTCCTCACCCGCGTCATCGAGAAACCCTCCGCCGACCAGCTCGCCGAACTCCGCGCCTCCGGCAACCTCGCCCCCGGTGCCCCGCTCCACTACAACGCCGGCATCTACCTCTTCCCGCCCGCCCTCTTCGAATTCACCGCGCGCCTCGAAAAATCCCCCCGCGGCGAATACGAACTCACCGACGCCATCACCCTCCTCCTCGCCGCCGGCCACCGCCTCGCCGGCCTCGTCATCGAAGGCCGCTGGGTCGATGTCCGCGACCCGGAAGTCCTCGCCCGCCTCGAACGCGGCGACCTGTAG